Genomic window (Paenibacillus sp. 37):
CTGAAATGCAAGCGATGGCTGAACACATTCTGGCTGCGGAACAGATTTTTGTAGCAGGAGCAGGCCGGTCAGGACTTATGGGAAAGGCTTTTGCCATGAGACTGATGCAGATGGGGCTTCGTGTATATGTGGTGGGCGAGACCGTTACACCCGGGATCAGCTCGAAGGATTTCCTCTTGCTGTGCTCTGGCTCAGGAGAGACAGGCAGTCTCGCAGCGATGGCTAAGAAGGCTAGTCAAGCAGGAGCACCTGTCGGCCTGATTACGATCAAGCCAGAGTCCACGATTGGTCAATTGGCAACTACGGTAGTGCGCCTTCCGGCTTCAGCCAAAGAGGACACAGCGACTTCCGGAGCGGAAGTAACCATCCAGCCAATGGGCTCGCTGTTTGAACAGGGACTGTTAATCGGCATGGATGCTCTCATCCTTACGATGATGGAAATGAAGGGTATGACCGGAGCGGATATGTTTGGCCGCCACGCGAACCTGGAATAGTGAATAGATGAAAGACCGGAATCCTTTGATCATGAAGGGTTCTGGTCTTTTCTGCGATACATAATCATTCATCTGTATAGATTTTATCCGTGATTTTCAGTTAAACTTTGCATCCCGTGCAGGCTGTAGTAGAATTAATAGATAGCTGTATCGAATGAATGTACTTATTACATCATGCATGGAGCGGAAAGCTTCCCTGGTGTGAAGTGTCCCCGTGATATGTGTAATATACGCGATATAAGATTGAAGATGAGGGGGCTCGGAGCAATGGCAGCCGAAGTCAAGGAACGGATTAATTTGAAAGAAATCAACTGTGAGAAGGAATTGACCCTTGCGGTGATTGGTGGCAAATGGAAACTGATTATTTTGTGGCATTTGGGTCTGGAAGGCACCAAACGTTTCAGTGAGCTGAAACGCCTAATCCCTCATATTACCCAGAAGATGCTGACCAACCAGCTTCGTGAGCTGGAGGAAGACAAGCTGATTGAGCGCAAGGTGTATGCAGAGGTCCCTCCTCGGGTGGAATATACGTTGACAGATCACGGCCAGAGCCTGATGCCTGTGCTGCACGCAATGTATAACTGGGGTAAAAATTACGGTGAAAATGTAATCTGGAAAGAAAGCTAAATAGTAAGATTTACAATGAACCGCCGGAAAATGGATACTTCCATAACCAGCGGTTTTTTAGTTACTTTTAAACCATGGTCACATGAGCAAAAGTTTATACGAAACGCAGAGGACAGAAATAGCTAGAAGAAGCGGAGCTAAAAGCTTTCTGAAAGAAAGCTACATCGGAAGCATACACCTCGCCTTTTTTCCAGATGCCCCTTTTATATAGATTGAACTAAACATTCACACGAGAACGTAGAGGACAGAAAGAACCTGAAGAAGCGGAGCGTTCGCCTTTATCACCGGATTTTCACCTTTATAAAATTGAATCAAAAAATTAGGGGATAACAGCGATCGGAAGGTTGTTCTGTCATCGGAGTGGTAAGTGTGAATATTCTTTAGTCCAATCTATATTCTCCTGAACCAAAAGTCTCATTATTTGCAAATGTCATGTATACATAAACCGATTATGATACGATGAGAGATATTGGAAAATGCAAGGAGGATGACAACTAAAGATGGAAAAAATACGTACACGTGCTGAGGTAGATCAGGAAACCACATGGGATCTGAAAGACTTGTTTGTAACCGATGTAGAGTGGGAGCAAGAGCTTCGATCACTTCCTGAGGCTGCTGCCCAGATTGAAACATTCAAAGGACGTCTGGGCGAAGGCGCTGAACAATTGCTGGCTTGTCTGGATGCGCGTGAAGCTTTGCAGGAGCGTATCGGCAAGACGGCTTCTTATGCCCGCTTGAAGCAGTCAGAGGACAGCACCAATCCGGACAATATCGAGAATTCAGCTAAAGCAGGAGATATCCTATCGAATCTGTCGTCGTCCTTGTCTTTTGTTAATTCGGAGATCGTTGATCTGCCGGAGGGAACCGTTGAACGTTACCTTGAAGAACTTCCGGGATTGCAGCCGTATGCGCGGAGTTTGGAGCGTTTAATTGGAGAAAAAGCACATCGGCTTACGCCAGAGACCGAGAAGGTACTGGCTTCACTAGGAGAGGTACTGGATTCACCATACCGTATCTATCTGCGCGGTAAACTGGCAGACATGACGTTTGACGATGCTCTTGATGGAGAAGACAATAATCGGCCACTGTCCTGGTCATTCTATGAGAATAATTATGAGATGTCGTCCGATACCAAGCTTCGTCGTTCTGCTTATGTTGCATTCAGCTCGACTTTAAATGATTACAAAAATACGTTTGCAGAAGGTTATGCAACCGAAGTGAAGAAGCAAGTTGTGTTATCCAGGCTGCGTGGTTACGACGATGTTACAGATATGCTTCTCAGCCCACAACAAGTGAGCAAAGAGATGTACAATAATATTCTGGATATTATCCAGCAGGAACTCGCACCTCATATGCGCAGACTGGCGGCTCTCAAGAAACGTGAGCTGGGTCTGGACAAGCTGATGTTCTGTGATCTGAAGGCCCCGCTTGATCCAGAATTTAGTCCCGCCATTACATATGATGAGGCGTGCACACTCATCCGAGAAGCACTTGATGTGCTTGGGCCAGAGTATGGCGAGATCGTAGAGCGCGCATTCAGTGAACGCTGGGTGGATTACGCAGATAATGCAGGCAAATCCACAGGGGCATTTTGTTCCTCTATATATGGTTCACACTCCTATATCTTGATCTCATGGGCGAACAATATGCGCGGAGCATTTACACTTGCCCATGAAGTGGGACATGCAGGCCACTTTATGCTTGCGGGACGTTACCAACGGCTCACGAATACAAGACCATCGCTTTATTTCATTGAGGCACCATCGACCATGAATGAAATGCTGCTGGCAGATCATCTATTGAAGCGTTCCGATAATCCGAGAATGCGTCGTTGGGTCATTTTGCAACTGTTGAATACGTATTACCATAACTTCGTTACGCATCTACTGGAAGGTGAATTGCAGCGCAGGGTATATGCACTCGCAACTAATGATGAGCCGATTACGGCGAAGACGTTAAGTCAGCTCAAAGGGAACATCCTCTCTGAATTCTGGGGACCTGATCTGGTGATTGATGAAGGGGCCAAGCTCACGTGGATGAGACAACCTCATTATTATATGGGTCTATATCCATATACCTATGCGGCAGGTTTGACCGCTTCCACAGCGGCAGCACAGCAGATTCGGGAAGAAGGACAGCCGGCGGTAGATCGCTGGCTTGAAGCACTCAAAGCCGGTGGAAGTCTCACGCCGCAGGAGTTAATGAAGCTTGCAGGTGTCGATATGTCCGGACCCGAGCCGATTCGCTCTGCGGTTGCTTATGTCGGCAGTCTGGTCGACGAACTTGAACGTCTGTATTCCTGATCTGGTTCATATAGTATATGGACAAGGCAGAACGGGTTGTCTGCATGCACCGCCTTCCTTGCGTGGGGGCGGTGCATCTTATTTTGCAAGGGGAAAGGAACGATGATGAATGGCGTTAACGAGCGTGTCCTCATCGATGGGCCAATTAAGCGTGGACGGCTTTGGTGTGTTTGACGACATGAGTGGAGTACCGGGTTTTGAAGGCAATCAGGGTGGTTTTTTTTCGGGATTGAATGAGTTTGGTGCCATGGGTGCGTTTGTTTCCATTTTTATTGGTGCCGTATTTCTTATTGTTGCGGGTGTGATTGTATATGCCATCATCTCAGGGGTACGCACATGGTCATCGAATAACGCAGCGGCCTTGTTAACCCTGCACTCAACGGTGGTGGCCAAACGAACGGAAGTATCAGGTGGCAGCGGGGATAGCAGTGCGACTACCCGGTATTATGTTACATTTGAATTCGACAATGGGGAGCGCGCTGAACTAATTGTTGGCGGAAACCATTATGGCATGATGGTGGAAAATGATCGAGGGATGCTGACGTATCAAGGGACACGTTTCAAGCATTTTGAGAGAGATGTACAGCCCCAGTCGGGAGTAAACAATGGTCAATTTTATACGTAAAACAAGAACTGCGGCTCCTCCCAAGTGGGAGAGAGTCGTTTTTAGTATACCCAAAAGAAAGAAAAACCGAAGGGTATTCAAACGCTTACAATGGTGATATACTCGTAAAATAAAGTAAAACAGTATTAAACAAAAACAAACAAACAATAAATACAGCATAAAGTACAGGATTACGGACTGAAATAAGAGATGCCGTTTGGAAAATAGGATGGGTTCGAAAGGTTGGTGAAGCGCGGTGAGTGTGCTGGCTTATGATTTGGGCGCTGGGAGCGGGAGAGCGCTATTAGGACATCTGAATGATCGAGGGATCGAAACGAGCGAAATTCATCGGTTCAAGAATGAACCAGTGAAGGTTGGCGAGCGGATGCACTGGGATATTCTGCGTTTGCATCATGAATTGTTGCAAGGGCTTACTCTTGTGAAACAGCAGGGGGAACAGCCGGAGAGCCTGGGGATCGATTCCTGGGGCGTTGATTTTGGTCTGCTTGGCAGTAATGGTGAGCTTCTGGGTAACCCGTATCATTACCGTGATACACAGTTTAACGGCATGATGGATCAGGTACGCCGAGAACTGAGCTCCCAGCGAATCTTTGAACGTACAGGGATTCAGTTTCTTAGCTTTAATACCCTGTATCAGTTGGCAACCCTTCAACGTAGCGGTTCTCCGCTTCTTCATGAAGCAGAGCGGTTTCTCATGATTCCGGATCTGCTTCGATATTTTCTGACGGGAGAAGCCGTGAATGAGTTCACCAATGCAACGACAACACAAATATATAATCCATCGGAGGGTCAATGGGACGGTGAGTTGCTGAAGCATATTCGCATTTCGGAGAAACTCTTTGGTGAAGTGGTGATGCCAGGCACCCGTGTTGGACAATTGCGCAGTAGCATCTGTAACGACCTTGGCCTTTCTCCTATACCTGTGATCGCCGTTGCGGAGCATGATACGGGTTCAGCCGTTGTGGCTGTTCCTGCAACGGAACGTTCATTTGCTTACTTGAGCTGTGGAACCTGGTCCCTGATGGGTACGGAGATAGATCATCCTGCGGTAAGTAGCCAGAGTCTGGCTTTGAACTTCACGAATGAAGGCGGGGCGGGTGGAACATTCCGTCTGCTGAAGAACATTATGGGCTTATGGATTTTGCAGGAAAGCATGCGAGAGTGGGACCGCCAAGGGCAGGGAATTAGCTATGATGCGTTATTGGCAAAGGCTGAACAGGCACCTCCATTTGCCAGTTTGTTTGATCCGGATGATGAACTGTTTATGCCAGCAGGAGATATGACGGCGCGTATACGTCAGTATTGCCGTGATACAGGGCAAGTGGTGCCAGAAGATCAGGGGGCTATTGCCCGGGCAATTCTGGAAAGTCTTGCATTGAAGTATAGAAGAGTCCTGGGATGGACGGAACAATTGTCGGGGCAGACGTTCAACGGATTGCATATGGTCGGAGGAGGTATCCAGAACCGCCTGTTATGTCAGTGGACTGCAAATTCCATTGGCAAGCCGGTATGGGCAGGTCCGGCAGAGGGAAGTGCCATCGGGAATATGGCCGTGCAATGGATGGCGAGTGGAGCTTTTAAAGATATCTGGGAGGCCCGTAAGGCCATTCGAGATTCATTTCCGGTAACTACGTATGAGCCGCAAGACAGGTCAATCTGGGAAGATGCTTACGGCAGATTTCTGCGTGTGACGGCTTCATCTAATTCACAAGCGGGGAGTGAGGTGTAACATGCTGGCAGCCGAGCGGTATGACCGAATTGTGGAGATGGTGAATGTAAAGGGCAGTATGCGTGTATCCGAGCTTAGTGAGCGCTGCCGGGTGACGGAGGAAACCATCCGGCGTGACCTGGATCGGCTGGAACAGGCAGGACGACTACGCCGATCTCACGGTGGTGCAGTGAGTGTGAAGGAAGATCAACCGGAGATCCCTTACCGGATCAGGGAGACAACCCATGCGGAAGAGAAAAAGCGGATTGCACAAGCGGCTCTGGCGATGATTAATCCGGGTGATCGCATTCTGTTGGATGCGAGCACAACGGCAGGTTATATGGCAGCGAACATGCCGGATTTCCCGCTGACGGTTTTAACCAACTCGATTCAAATCGCCACTGAACTCAGCAGCCGTGACAAGGTTGAGGTCATCTCAACAGGGGGCCAGTTGGCATCTCGCTCGTTGTCTTTTGTTGGGCCGCTCGCGGAGCGTTCTCTGGAAACGTATCACGTGGATAAAATGTTCATGTCGTGCAAAGGTGTACATCTCGAAGGTGGCGGAATCAGTGAATCCAATGAACTCCAGGCAAGGCTGAAGCAGAAGATGGTTGGCATATCCGATCAGGTCATCTTACTTGCCGATGCCAGTAAATTTGGTGTCCGTGCTTTTGCCCGAGTATCCGGGTTAAATGCAGTCCATACGATCGTTACCGATCAGCCATTGGAGGCTGAACAGACAGAACGTTTGAGCGGATACGACATAGGGATTATTACAGTTTAAGCTTTTAGAATTTACTAATATAAAATGAACTAAACATTTACACCAAACGGAGAGGACAGAAATAACTTGAAGAAGCGAAGCGTGGCCTTTATCCCCGGATTTTACCCTTTAAAAAGTAAATTTAAAAATCTGGGGATAACAGCGATCGGAAGGTTATTCTGTCATCGGAGTGTTCATTGTAAATATTCTTATTCAATATTTTTAGTCAATCATCTACTAATCAGTTAATAGGAGCGTGTAATTATGAAGGTCTCCTTATTCATTACCTGCCTCAGCGATGCCATCTATCCCCGAGTGGGGGAGGCCATGGTCAGATTGCTCGCCGCTCATGGCGTTCGGTTGGATTTTCCACCGGTTCAGACCTGCTGCGGTCAGCCTTCCTACAATAGCGGGTACTGGGATGAGACTCGGGTAGCGGCCAAGACAATTCTTGAAGCATTTGACGACAGTGATTTTGTGGTATGTCCTTCGGGATCGTGTACGTATATGATTCATCATTATCCCGAGCTGTTCGCGGATGAACCGGTGTGGCTGGAGAAGGCGAAACGATTGGAAGCCAAGGCCTATGAATTCACTCAATTCCTCGTTCAGGTACTCGGGATAACCGATCTGGGCGCACATTTTCCGCACAAAGTAACCTATCATCCATCCTGTCATGGCAGCCGTCTGCTGGGTGTAAAGGATGAACCGATGGCATTGCTATCCCAAGTAAAGGGACTGGAATTGGTTCCACTGCCGTTTGCTGAGGATTGCTGCGGGTTTGGGGGTACGTTTGCCATTAAAATGTCCGATATTTCGGGAGCGATGGTGACGGAGAAAGTTGATCATGTCAAAGAGACCCAAGCCGAAGTGCTGGTTGGTCTGGACATGGCCTGTCTGATGAATATCGCAGGTAATCTGCGTTATCGGAATGAACCGGTGCGTGTGATGCATCTGGCGGAACTACTGTATGAGGGGGTGCGAACAGGATGAGCCAACCGGGAGTTATGGATACGACGGTCAAAGAACGTGCCGGACTGGCCTTGAATGATGATTTTCTGCGTAAGGCGGTCAAATTCACAACAGAACGATTGCGTAACGGGAAGAAGTCGGCCTCAGAAGAACATGGAAACTGGGATGAATGGCGGGAACGTGGACGTCAGATTCGTCTGCATACGATTGCGCATCTGGATTATTATCTGAATGAATTTGTGAATAACGCCCGTGCGAACGGGGTCCATATTCATTTTGCAGATACATCGGTAGAAGCAGCGGCGATTGCACTCGATATTGCGGCTCACAAACAGGCGTCTACAGTGGTAAAGTCCAAATCGATGGTGTCGGAGGAAGTACATCTGAATCATGTGCTGGAGTCGGCGGGCATTGAAGCTATCGAGACCGACCTGGGTGAATACATCATACAGTTGGCAGGCGAAGCCCCATCTCATATTGTCATTCCAGCCATCCATAAGAACCGCTATCAGATTGCAGAGTTGTTATCGAAGGAAGCGGGTGAAATTCTGGAGCCGGACACAACGGTACTTGCCGGATTTGTTCGCAAAAAGCTGCGCGAGAAATTCCTTGAAGCAGATATCGGCATGACCGGCTGCAATTTTGCGATTGCAGAGACAGGTTCCATGGTTTTGTTCGAAAATGAAGGCAATGCCCGTATGGTATCCACTGTTCCAAAAACGCAGATTACACTGATGGGTATGGAGCGGATCATCCCGTCGTGGACGGATCTGGAGGTCATGGCAACCTTGTTGCCGCGTTCTGCAACAGGTCAGAAACTGACAATGTACATGTCAGGCATCACAGGTCCGCGTCGTACAGCGGATGCCGATGGACCAGATGAAATGCACATTATTATCGTGGACAACGGTCGATCCTTACAGCTCGGTGATCCTGAATTCCAGGAGTTGCTGAATTGTATTCGCTGTGGTGCTTGTCTGAATGCTTGCCCGGTATATCGTCATATTGGAGGTCATGCCTACGGCGGAACCTATAGTGGTCCGATTGGCGCGGTACTGACACCTGCACTCAATGGCAACATTGATGAATGGAACGATATTGCGGGTGCATCGAGTCTGTGCGGAGCCTGTTATGAAGCATGTCCAGTTAAAATTCCATTGCATGATATGCTCGTTTATCTACGCAGGCGTAAAGTGGAAGATGGCCATGGAAACAAAATGGAAAGCATGGGCATGAAGGGATTTGCTGCCGTTGTATCCAATTCCAAACGTTTCAGTGCGGCCATACGTCTGGGACAGATCGGGCAGAAGGCAGTTGTGCGCAACAACGGCATTTCTCTCAAGCTGGGTCCACTCAAAGGCTGGAACAATTATCGGGTTGCGCCAAGTCTCGCCAAGAAATCCTTCCGGCAACAATGGAACAAGCTGGATCAGGAACTGAACGAGGAGCAACAAGCCATGGATTCTTCCGTTCGCAGCCGTATGGAGCAGATTATTCGTGAACGAGAAGAAGGGGAGGGGAAGAAGCATGGTCACTGAACATCAGCAATGGCTTGCACAATTGGAGAAGAAGTCCATTGAGAAACAGGAGCAGTTTATGAATGACATTGCTTCGAAATTGAGAAGACCAAGGCAACGCCAAGCGCCGACCCAACCCTTTCGGGGAGCACCCGACTTTTGGACTGAATTGGAATGGGATGAAGAGAAGCGTATTCAAGCATTTACGGATAACTTTGTAAGTGTAGGCGCCCACATTGCCCGGGTTCAGAACATGGAAGAAGTGTCTCAATTTATTGCTAACAAATCTCATGAACTGAGTGCCAAATACATCATTCGTCAGAATGAAAAGGCATTACAGGATCTCGGATTGGAAGAGCAGCTTCCCGATGTGCAGATCTCAGTCTGGAATAGTCAAGCCGATGAGAACTGGAAGGTTCGTGCAGCTGAGGCTGATATCGGTGTGGTCATGGCGGATTATGCAACAGCATACACAGGCTCGGTTACTGTACTTTCTTCACCGGAAAAAGGTCGCTCGGTTAGTCTGTTGCCTACGGTACTCATCATCATTATTCCAGTAGACCGACTGTACACCAGACTGGGGGAGACGCTGGATCGATTTGACGAAGCGGGAAGAGAGAATCTTCCGGCAGGTATCCACTTTATTTCAGGGCCAAGCCGATCTTCCGATATTGAAAATGATTTAACCATTGGGGTACACGGACCAGGCATTGTATATGGTTTAATTATGGGTTAACGGTGTGCTGAGTGTGATGGCACATTATGATTTTGATAACTGTCCAAGATGCAGTATTTGACTGCTGAGGGCAGTTTTTTTATTTGGTCTATTATAGTTAAAAACTATTAAAATTATATTAATTATATATTTCACCTATTAATAGGGTGGGTGTATAATTCTTCTCAAAGAGAGAATTGATGTGAGATACAAAAGTGAAAGAGGAGGATGAATACAGATGAGTATATTTTCTTACCAAGTTCCGTTTATGGAGGGACACAACGGTGATTTTGCTGCTTTTAAAGGGAAGGTTCTGCTTATTGTGAATACAGCAAGTCGGTGCAGCTACTCCCGGCAATTCAGTGAACTTCAGCAGATGTATGAGAAATATGGTGATCAGGGGCTGGAGATTCTGGCGTTTCCATGCAACCAGTTTAACGAGAAAGAACCTGGCAGTAGCGTTGAGATTGCCGAGTATTGCAGGAGTCAGTTTCAGATCTCCTTTCCGATCCTCGAGAAGGTTGAGGTCGTTGGGCAATTCATGCATCCTTTGTTCCGTTATCTGATTGAAGAAGCGCCATTTCAAGGTTATGATCTGGACACGAAAGAAGGACAGTGGATGGACACCTTTGTGAAGGAGAAGCATCCAGAATTGTACCAAGGAGACGGGATCAAATGGAATTTCACCAAATTCCTGGTTGACCGCAGCGGGAACGTCCATGGCCGTTATGAAACGACAGTTGCTCCATTAGAGATGGAGTCGGCTATTCAGATTCTGTTAAAGAAATCATAAGTATATCTTAATCCCTGTCCTGAGGTCCTATGACTTTGGGACTGTTGAAGATTAGAACTGGAAATGTTAGGGTAAAAGAAGATAACGAAGTCCTCCATTTTTTTTATTCAAAAATGACCAATATACCATTTCAGTCAGTTGGTTCTTTGTTGGCTTTATCGTTATCTGGATGAAATGTGAAAAAGTGCAAAAAATAACTTGAATCTGTTGATCTGAAGAGTAAGTGTAATCGCGTCTGTAAATCAAGTCATTATTTTGTAGTTGTAGAACTCTTAACTTGGAAAGAAGGAGTGAGTGTCATGCCACCAATTTCAGTGCCTCAACCAAAAACATTTGGCCCACTGGGCAATTTGCCGCAATTGAACTTTGAAGAGCCGGTGCAGTCCCTGGTGAAACTGGCTGAAGAATATGGACCGATCTTTCGTATGGAGTACCCCGGGCGAAGTGAATTGTATATTTCCGGTCACAAACTGGTCGCCGAGGTAACGGATGAATCCAAATTCGACAAACGTGTGTGGGCACCCCTTGCGAAGGTTCGTGCTTTTGCAGGAGATGGGCTATTTACGAGTTGGACCGAGGAGCCGAATTGGAAAAAAGCCCATAACGTACTGCTGCCAAGTTTCAGTCAACGTGCCATGCAGGGATATCACAACAAAATGATTGATCTGGCTGTGCAGCTGGTTCAGAAATGGTCACGATTGAACCCGGATGAGACGGTTAACGTTCCGGATGATATGACACGTCTTACGCTCGACACGATTGGACTCTGTGGGTTCAACTATCGGTTTAATAGCTTCTACCGGGAAGAACCACATCCATTCATTACGAGTATGGTCCGTGCATTGGATGAATCCATGAGTTCATTGCAGCGACTGCGTCTGCAAGACAAGCTGATGATCACCAAAAAGAAACAGTTTGAACAGGATATCCGTTCCATGTTCTCTTTGGTGGATCACATTATTGCCGAGCGTAAAGAGAAACCGCAGGAAGGCGCAGATGATCTGTTGTCCCACATGCTCAGCGGCAAGGACCCGGAGACAGGAGAAACGCTGGATGATGAGAATATCCGTTATCAGATTATTACATTCCTGATTGCTGGACATGAGACCACAAGTGGACTGTTATCCTTCGCCGTTTATTATCTGATGAAGAATCCGGATACGCTGGCTAAAGCTCAAGCTGAGGTGGATCAGATTCTGAAAGATCCGGTTCCCACGTACAACCAGGTTCGCAATCTGAAGTACGTTCGTATGGTTTTGAATGAAGCCTTGCGGTTGTGGCCGACGGCCCCGGCATTTTCTCTGTATGCAAAAGAGGACACGGTACTTGCGGGTCAATATCCTTTGCAAAAAGGAGACAGCGTCAGTGTACTTATTCCCAAGCTGCATCGTGACCGCGAAGCCTGGGGAGACGATGTAGAGGAATTCCGCCCGGAACGGTTCGAAGATCCGAGCAAAGTGCCGCATGATGCCTATAAACCTTTTGGTAACGGTCAACGGGCCTGCATTGGTCAGCAGTTTGCACTTCAGGAAGCAACGCTGGTACTGGGGATGGTGTTGAAGCATTTTGACTTCATCGATCATTCCGATTATCAGTTAAAGGTGAAAGAAACGCTGACGCTCAAACCGGATAACTTCACCATTCGTGTACGTGCGCGTGGGGGGCAGCCAGTCATGGCCGTTCCGGGTGTAGCGGTCGAAGAACCAAAGCCGGTTGCCAAAAGAACAGAGCCGGATGCGGCCAATGCCCATCACACACCAATGCTTGTTCTGTACGGTTCCAATCTGGGTACAGCCGAAGGCATTGCACGTGAAATTGCCGATACCGCCAGATACCAGGGTTTCCGCAGTGAGGTCGCTGCGCTGGATGATCGTGTTGGCAAACTGCCAAAGGAGGGTGCCGTCATTATTGTCAGTGCATCCTATAACGGTCAGCCGCCAAGTAATGCCAAGATGTTTGTCGAGTGGATTGAACACGCCGATGCCAATGAATTCAAAGGTGTGCGTTTCGCCGTACTTGGATGCGGTGACCACAACTGGGCCAGCACCTATCAGCGTATTCCGCGTTTAATCGATGAACAGTTATCTTCCAGAGGAGCAGAGCGGTTATCACCGCTGGGTGAGTCAGATGCCAGTGGAGATTTCGAGAAACAGGTGGGGGATTGGACAGAGCAATTATGGCCGGATCTCGCACGAACGATGGGACTGAAACTGAACACAAGCTCCAATAGCGAACGCAGTTCACTATCTGTACAGTTTGTCAGTGGGCTCGCCGTAACACCGCTTGCGGATACGTATGATGCTCATGTGGCAGAAGTGCTCGAGAACAGGGAGCTTCACGACGCGGGCAGTGAACGCAGCACACGTCACCTGGAGATCAAATTGCCTGAAGGCATAACCTACAAGGAAGGGGATCACCTGGGCATTCTGCCGCAGAATCCACCGGAACTTGTGGAACGTGTACTTCGTCGATACGGGTTTACCGGAACGGAGCATCTCGTTCTGGATGCATCCGGTCGGAGTGCCGCACATCTACCATTGCATCAACCGGTTAACCTGTATGATCTGCTCAGTCATAGCGTCGAGCTTCAGGAGGCGGCAACTCGTGCGCAGTTGAGAGAAATGGCAGCATACACCGTATGTCCACCGCATAAGAAGGAACTTGAAGCGCTGCTTGATGAATCTGTGTATATGGATGAAGTGCGGAATAAACGGATCTCCATGCTGGATTATCTGGTGAAATATGAGGCATGTGAACTGCCGTTTGAGCGTTTCCTTGAATT
Coding sequences:
- a CDS encoding LutB/LldF family L-lactate oxidation iron-sulfur protein translates to MSQPGVMDTTVKERAGLALNDDFLRKAVKFTTERLRNGKKSASEEHGNWDEWRERGRQIRLHTIAHLDYYLNEFVNNARANGVHIHFADTSVEAAAIALDIAAHKQASTVVKSKSMVSEEVHLNHVLESAGIEAIETDLGEYIIQLAGEAPSHIVIPAIHKNRYQIAELLSKEAGEILEPDTTVLAGFVRKKLREKFLEADIGMTGCNFAIAETGSMVLFENEGNARMVSTVPKTQITLMGMERIIPSWTDLEVMATLLPRSATGQKLTMYMSGITGPRRTADADGPDEMHIIIVDNGRSLQLGDPEFQELLNCIRCGACLNACPVYRHIGGHAYGGTYSGPIGAVLTPALNGNIDEWNDIAGASSLCGACYEACPVKIPLHDMLVYLRRRKVEDGHGNKMESMGMKGFAAVVSNSKRFSAAIRLGQIGQKAVVRNNGISLKLGPLKGWNNYRVAPSLAKKSFRQQWNKLDQELNEEQQAMDSSVRSRMEQIIREREEGEGKKHGH
- a CDS encoding lactate utilization protein C; the protein is MVTEHQQWLAQLEKKSIEKQEQFMNDIASKLRRPRQRQAPTQPFRGAPDFWTELEWDEEKRIQAFTDNFVSVGAHIARVQNMEEVSQFIANKSHELSAKYIIRQNEKALQDLGLEEQLPDVQISVWNSQADENWKVRAAEADIGVVMADYATAYTGSVTVLSSPEKGRSVSLLPTVLIIIIPVDRLYTRLGETLDRFDEAGRENLPAGIHFISGPSRSSDIENDLTIGVHGPGIVYGLIMG
- a CDS encoding glutathione peroxidase; this translates as MSIFSYQVPFMEGHNGDFAAFKGKVLLIVNTASRCSYSRQFSELQQMYEKYGDQGLEILAFPCNQFNEKEPGSSVEIAEYCRSQFQISFPILEKVEVVGQFMHPLFRYLIEEAPFQGYDLDTKEGQWMDTFVKEKHPELYQGDGIKWNFTKFLVDRSGNVHGRYETTVAPLEMESAIQILLKKS
- a CDS encoding bifunctional cytochrome P450/NADPH--P450 reductase — translated: MPPISVPQPKTFGPLGNLPQLNFEEPVQSLVKLAEEYGPIFRMEYPGRSELYISGHKLVAEVTDESKFDKRVWAPLAKVRAFAGDGLFTSWTEEPNWKKAHNVLLPSFSQRAMQGYHNKMIDLAVQLVQKWSRLNPDETVNVPDDMTRLTLDTIGLCGFNYRFNSFYREEPHPFITSMVRALDESMSSLQRLRLQDKLMITKKKQFEQDIRSMFSLVDHIIAERKEKPQEGADDLLSHMLSGKDPETGETLDDENIRYQIITFLIAGHETTSGLLSFAVYYLMKNPDTLAKAQAEVDQILKDPVPTYNQVRNLKYVRMVLNEALRLWPTAPAFSLYAKEDTVLAGQYPLQKGDSVSVLIPKLHRDREAWGDDVEEFRPERFEDPSKVPHDAYKPFGNGQRACIGQQFALQEATLVLGMVLKHFDFIDHSDYQLKVKETLTLKPDNFTIRVRARGGQPVMAVPGVAVEEPKPVAKRTEPDAANAHHTPMLVLYGSNLGTAEGIAREIADTARYQGFRSEVAALDDRVGKLPKEGAVIIVSASYNGQPPSNAKMFVEWIEHADANEFKGVRFAVLGCGDHNWASTYQRIPRLIDEQLSSRGAERLSPLGESDASGDFEKQVGDWTEQLWPDLARTMGLKLNTSSNSERSSLSVQFVSGLAVTPLADTYDAHVAEVLENRELHDAGSERSTRHLEIKLPEGITYKEGDHLGILPQNPPELVERVLRRYGFTGTEHLVLDASGRSAAHLPLHQPVNLYDLLSHSVELQEAATRAQLREMAAYTVCPPHKKELEALLDESVYMDEVRNKRISMLDYLVKYEACELPFERFLELLPSLKARYYSISSSPRVQPDQASITVSVVRAPAWSGQGEYRGIASNYLANLKSGDEIVMFTRTPESGFQLPEDTQVPVIMVGPGTGVAPFRGFLQARHVLKEQGQEVGEAHLYFGCRNPEHDYLYKNELEAAQQEGLVKLHTAFSRVDGEEKCYVQHLMRDDAQHLIPLFEEGAHLYICGDGSKMAPDVEATLQQAYADIHGKSAKEAEDWLNQLQQEGRYAKDVWTGI